GAATTGCCCAGTACAGGGATAAGGCATCCCAGTATTGGAATAGTTTTAGCAAAAAGCAAAAAGTATTATTTATATCCACCTTCCTGTTTCTGATTTTGGCTGCAGTTGTACTCACGATGCAATTGTCCAAGACCGAATATGAAGTTGCTTTTACAGACCTGAATGCAAGTGATTCAGCAGGCGTTATCAGTTATCTCGATTCATCTAGCATTCCATACAAATTAAGTTCAGATGGCAAGACCATATCCGTACCAAGTACAAGTGTTGCAATTGCAAAAGTGAATGTCGGATCTCAAGGGATTATTCAGAATGGTTCGTTAGGGTATAAGTCATTCGAGGAGTCATCATCCCCTATCGGGATGACGGATAAAGAGTTTGATGTAAAGTATAACAACGCTATAAACGGAGAAGTTGAACAGTTACTTCAGCGGATGCAAGGCATACAGGATGCTAAAGTACTGGTTAATATGCCGAAAGATAACATTTTTGCTGGTTTAGAAGAACAAGACAAAGCATCAGCATCGGTAGCTCTCCAATTTAAACCGGGTTACCACCCAAATCAGGCAGCGGTAGATGGTTACTTTAACTTGGTTAAGACTGCAATTCCTAATCTGCCTGTTGAGAACATCACCATTACAAACACAGATGAAGCAGAATTGATTCCAACTGCCCGAGGTGGCAGTGGCGGATTGTCTTCCGAAGTTCAAGAAAACATGGCATTACAGAAAAAGTTTGAAAACGATGTCCGCAATAACGTAAAGCAATTTCTTTCCCAGATTGTAGGCGAAGATAAAGTTAATGTGTTGGTAGCCTCCAAGCTTAATTTTGACAAAGAAACACGTAAAGAAAATCTGGTCACACCTGTTGATGTAGAGAATATGAAAGGCATCGAGATCAGTGTGCAGGAGATTCAAAAGAGCTACACTGGCGCAAGCAACCCAACTGGTGGTGTTGCTGGCACAGGGCAAGAGGAAGTTCCCGGTTATCCATCGTCTGATGCAACAGGTAACTCCACCTCAGAAGAATCATCAAGCACTATAAACTACGATGTTAATCGAATCGCCAAGGATATTATTTCCAGTCCGTATACTGTAAAAGATTTAACCATTAACGTTGCAGTTGAACCACCGGATGGAGAAACAGAATTACAGGGACCGGTTCAGGATGCAATTGAGAACATTCTGGTTAACATTGTGCGCGCTTCATTGGCAGACTCAGGCACTGTAATAAGTGACGCTGATCTGACAAAGAAAGTTTCAGTCATGTCACAAGGGTTCCAGGCTGCATCGACAGCAAATACAGGCTTCCAGTTGTCCCCAGCTATGATGTGGGGCGGAGGCGCACTCATAGCGGCATTGATCGCAGCGGTTGTTATTTTGTTAGTACGCCGTCGCCGCAAACAAAACGAAGTCGAAGAAGAAGAGATTCCTCTTCCAATAGCAACAGAGTTCCCGTCCATTACGCTGGACAGTGTAACGAACGAAAGTCAGGTGCGCAAACAATTGGAGAGTTTGGCCAAGAAAAAGCCAGACGAATTCGTCAATCTGCTGCGTACATGGCTGGCTGACGAATAGAGGTGAACGCATTGGCGAAGGCAAGCAGTCAAGGTTTGACTGGAAGACAAAAAGCAGCAATTTTGTTGATTACATTAGGTCCGGAAGTATCGGCTCAGATCTTCAAACATCTGCGTGATGAGGAGATTGAGCAACTGACGTTGGAGATTGCCAACGTTCGCAAGGTTGATTCTTCCGAAAAGGACATGATCATGGCCGAGTTTCACCAGATCTGTCTGGCGCAGGAATATATCTCTCAGGGCGGTATCAATTATGCGAGAGAAATCCTGGAGAAAGCTCTGGGTTCTTCAAAAGCGCTTGAAGTCATTAACCGTTTGACCGCTACGCTGCAAGTTAGACCGTTTGACTTTGCACGCAAAGCGGATCCAAATCAAATTTTGAACTTTATTCAGAATGAAAGTCCGCAAACGATCGCGCTGGTTCTCTCTTATCTTCAGTTCGAACAGGCTGCAGCGATTCTATCATCCTTGCCACAAGAGAAGCAGGCAGATGTTGCTCGCCGGGTGGCAGTTATGGATAGTACTTCGCCAGAAGTTATCTCTCAAGTGGAGCGGGTTCTGGAACAGAAGTTATCTTCTACCGTAACGCAGGATTACACCAATGCGGGTGGTATCGAATCGATCGTTCAGATTCTGAACGGTGTCGATCGTGGTACAGAGCGTACCATTTTGGACTCGCTTGAAATTCAGGATCCGGAGCTGGCAGAGGAAATCAAAAAACGCATGTTTGTATTCGAAGATATCGTCAATGTGGATGATCGTTCAATCCAGCGTATTATTCGGGATATCGACAACGCAGATCTGCAACTCGCACTCAAGGTGGCAAGCGAAGAGGTTCGGGATGCGGTGTTCCGGAACATGTCGAAGCGGATGTCCGAAACATTCAAAGAAGAAATGGAGTTCATGGGACCTGTGCGATTGCGTGATGTTGAGGAAGCTCAGACACGCATTGTAGGAACGATACGCAGATTGGAAGAAGCCGGTGAGATCATTATCGCACGCGGTGGAGGAGATGATATCATTGTCTAATTTGATTAAATCTTTCCAGTATGTACCCGTAGATGACCACAAAAAGCTTGAAAATCATCATCATTATGGTGGTGACGAAGAGTCTGAGACGGAGTTATCCGGTGATCGTGCTGAAGGTTCTGAAGCAGAAACGCTTCAAGCACGCGTGGACGAAGAAACACAACGTCTTACCGCAGAAATGCTGGAAGATGCCAAGGAGTTTGCAGAAAAGCAAGTACGTGAAGCTTCAGAAGAGGCAGAGCGCATGCTTCAAGAAGCCCGTGAACAGATCGACAGCTGGTGGCAGGAACAACGACAACAGGACGAACATCTGACCGAAGCGCTTCGTTCACAAGGTTTCCAACAGGGTTTTGAAGAAGGCAAAGTACAAGCTGAAGTAGATCTCCAGGTACAGATCGATAAGATGATGATTGAAGCCCAGGAAGTGCTCAAGGAAGCTTATGTAGCTAAAGATCAGATCATTCAGGAAGCCGAACCGTTCCTTGTGGATCTCGCTTGCGGGATCGCTGAGAAAGTCATTGATAAACAACTTACCATTGAACCCGATCATACATTGGAATTGATTCGTCAGAGTCTGTCACGTAAACGGGAGCAGGGGTTAATCACACTTTGTGTGGCACCTGATCAGTTTACATTTGTACAGGCGGCTCGTGAAGAATTGTCTCTGTCCATTGACTCTCAGGCAGAACTGCAGATACTGCCTGATTCAACAGTCAAAGACAAGGGATGTGTTATTCGTTCTTCGTTCGGAAGTGTAGATGCGAGAATTGATACACAGCTTGCTGAGATTAAAAAAGAACTGGTCCGCATAGCACTTGAGGATGAGGAGCGAAGAAATCAACATGAAGGTTCTTAGTTCACAGCGATATATGGAACATTTGCGGCAATTCGATCCTGTTCGTATTAACGGCAAAGTTACTCAGGTCATTGGTCTTATGGTGGAGTCAGAAGGGCCAGATGCAAGTATCGGTGACGTATGTTATATCTATCCTGGTAAATCGGCCAAACCTCTTCAAGCCGAAGTCGTTGGGTTTCGAGATAACAAAGTGTTGCTTATGCCATTGGGTGAACTTCAATCCATCGGGCCTGGTTGCGATGTAGTAGGTACGGGCAAACCACTCGGCGTTCAGGTAGGCTCCGAATTGCTCGGTAAAGTATTGGACGGACTTGGACAACCGCTGGACGGCTCACTCCTTCCATCCAGAATGCCGATGTACTCTACCTCCAATACTCCGGTCAATCCAATGGATCGTCCACGTGTACTTGAAACTATGGGTGTAGGTGTAAGAGCTATCGATGGATTGCTGACCGTAGGTAAGGGACAACGTGTGGGTATTTTTGCCGGTTCCGGTGTTGGTAAGAGTACATTGATGGGCATGATTGCTCGTAATACAGCAGCAGATGTTAACGTCATCGCGCTTGTGGGCGAGCGTGGACGTGAGGTGCGCGACTTTATTGAACGGGATCTGGGTCCGGAAGGACTGGAACGCTCCGTAGTCATTGTTGCAACTTCAGATCAGCCTGCTCTGATTCGGATCAAGGGAGCAGTTATTGCGACTACGATTGCAGAGTATTTCCGGGATCGTGGAATGAACGTGATGCTCATGATGGATTCGGTAACTCGATATGCGATGGCACAAAGGGAAGTTGGTCTGGCCGTAGGTGAACCTCCGGCAATGAGAGGATATACTCCATCGGTTTTTGCAAGTTTGCCCAAACTGCTTGAACGGGCGGGTACAGGACCTACGGGCTCGATTACAGCCTTTTACACCGTTCTGGTCGATGGGGATGACATGAATGAACCGATCGCGGATGCGGTAAGGGGTATTCTGGATGGACACATTGTGTTAAATCGATCCATTGCGAATAAAGGACATTTTCCAGCGATTGATGTGCTAGCCAGCATAAGTCGTGTTATGAAGGATATTGCTCCGGAAGAGCAGTTGGAAGCCGTTAATAATATGAAACGTTTGATGGCTGTGTACAAAGAATCGGAAGATTTGATCAATATTGGGGCTTACCAGCGGGGATCAAATGCAGCCATAGATGAATCGATAGACCAGATTGATAGTATATGGAACTTTACCAAGCAGAAAGTCGACGAGAAAGTCACCTTAAGTGAAGTGCAGGAACGTTTGATTCTTGAATTTGCAAGGAGATGAATGGGTAAACGATGAAATTTCGATATCATTTCCAGAAAGTTGTTGACCTAAAGAGTAATGAAAA
The window above is part of the Paenibacillus sp. 1781tsa1 genome. Proteins encoded here:
- the fliF gene encoding flagellar basal-body MS-ring/collar protein FliF, which codes for MNERIAQYRDKASQYWNSFSKKQKVLFISTFLFLILAAVVLTMQLSKTEYEVAFTDLNASDSAGVISYLDSSSIPYKLSSDGKTISVPSTSVAIAKVNVGSQGIIQNGSLGYKSFEESSSPIGMTDKEFDVKYNNAINGEVEQLLQRMQGIQDAKVLVNMPKDNIFAGLEEQDKASASVALQFKPGYHPNQAAVDGYFNLVKTAIPNLPVENITITNTDEAELIPTARGGSGGLSSEVQENMALQKKFENDVRNNVKQFLSQIVGEDKVNVLVASKLNFDKETRKENLVTPVDVENMKGIEISVQEIQKSYTGASNPTGGVAGTGQEEVPGYPSSDATGNSTSEESSSTINYDVNRIAKDIISSPYTVKDLTINVAVEPPDGETELQGPVQDAIENILVNIVRASLADSGTVISDADLTKKVSVMSQGFQAASTANTGFQLSPAMMWGGGALIAALIAAVVILLVRRRRKQNEVEEEEIPLPIATEFPSITLDSVTNESQVRKQLESLAKKKPDEFVNLLRTWLADE
- the fliG gene encoding flagellar motor switch protein FliG; protein product: MAKASSQGLTGRQKAAILLITLGPEVSAQIFKHLRDEEIEQLTLEIANVRKVDSSEKDMIMAEFHQICLAQEYISQGGINYAREILEKALGSSKALEVINRLTATLQVRPFDFARKADPNQILNFIQNESPQTIALVLSYLQFEQAAAILSSLPQEKQADVARRVAVMDSTSPEVISQVERVLEQKLSSTVTQDYTNAGGIESIVQILNGVDRGTERTILDSLEIQDPELAEEIKKRMFVFEDIVNVDDRSIQRIIRDIDNADLQLALKVASEEVRDAVFRNMSKRMSETFKEEMEFMGPVRLRDVEEAQTRIVGTIRRLEEAGEIIIARGGGDDIIV
- the fliI gene encoding flagellar protein export ATPase FliI, which translates into the protein MKVLSSQRYMEHLRQFDPVRINGKVTQVIGLMVESEGPDASIGDVCYIYPGKSAKPLQAEVVGFRDNKVLLMPLGELQSIGPGCDVVGTGKPLGVQVGSELLGKVLDGLGQPLDGSLLPSRMPMYSTSNTPVNPMDRPRVLETMGVGVRAIDGLLTVGKGQRVGIFAGSGVGKSTLMGMIARNTAADVNVIALVGERGREVRDFIERDLGPEGLERSVVIVATSDQPALIRIKGAVIATTIAEYFRDRGMNVMLMMDSVTRYAMAQREVGLAVGEPPAMRGYTPSVFASLPKLLERAGTGPTGSITAFYTVLVDGDDMNEPIADAVRGILDGHIVLNRSIANKGHFPAIDVLASISRVMKDIAPEEQLEAVNNMKRLMAVYKESEDLINIGAYQRGSNAAIDESIDQIDSIWNFTKQKVDEKVTLSEVQERLILEFARR
- a CDS encoding FliH/SctL family protein: MSNLIKSFQYVPVDDHKKLENHHHYGGDEESETELSGDRAEGSEAETLQARVDEETQRLTAEMLEDAKEFAEKQVREASEEAERMLQEAREQIDSWWQEQRQQDEHLTEALRSQGFQQGFEEGKVQAEVDLQVQIDKMMIEAQEVLKEAYVAKDQIIQEAEPFLVDLACGIAEKVIDKQLTIEPDHTLELIRQSLSRKREQGLITLCVAPDQFTFVQAAREELSLSIDSQAELQILPDSTVKDKGCVIRSSFGSVDARIDTQLAEIKKELVRIALEDEERRNQHEGS